From the genome of Leptotrichia sp. oral taxon 847:
AAGCTGTATCCGCTTTTGCTTTATCACTTGCACGAAATACGATAAGTTGTAATTTTACAGTGTCTTCTGGTCTTTGGAATTTTGCAATATTTGCATCATAAGCCGCTTTTGCGTCAGAATCAGACACTTTTACTTTTTCATTTAAGTCATTGACTACAGCAAGTGTCGCTAAAGCCTGTTCCTTTATGATATCTTCACTTTGTGTATATTTTTTATCTTTGTCCAATTTTTGCTCTTTTGCTTTTAAAACTAATGCTCTATTTAAAGCTATATTTTGAATAATATTTTTTTTCATTTGAGCTATTTGATCCGCCGTCAAATCTTTTTCAGAAACACCGCTAGAAAATAAAGATTTTTCTAGTTCAAGATTTACTTCATTTTCGTATACTTTTATTTTTTTATCATCTGATTGAAATAAAACTTTTCCTCCTTTTCCACCATTTCCACATGATACAGCAAATGCACACAATGCTGCTATTACTATAACTAATTTCATTTTATTTTTCATTAAACTATCCTCCAAATTTTAATTGCATTAATAAATTTTTTTACTTAATTTTACGTGCTTTTATTCTAGTATAGAATTACATTTTTGTCAAGATATTTATATAGATACGATGAAGTAAAATAAAAAAATCTTGAAAAATTTAGAAAAAAATGGTATTATATGTCTGTTAAAAAACTTATTCAGGAATAGTCTAATGGTAGGACGTCCGGCTCTGACCCGGCAGGTAGTGGTTCGAATCCATTTTCCTGAGCCAAATAAATATAAAAAATTTAAAAATTTGAATTGTACCCAGAATCTTGAACTATAAGATATGTGGTGCATTTTTTAATTTTACAGAAAAATAGAAAATTAAATATCTGAAAAAAATGCTTTTTGTATAAAGACGAATGAGAAGATTTAAAGCTCAAAGATCATATAAATATAAATGGATCTATTTAATGGATTTATTTCAGATTCAAATCAAAAAAGGATTAATTTCTGCTTTACACAGAAAATCAATCCTTGATAGAGTATTTAGTATTTAATTTTTCTTGAGTTAGTTTCCTTTGTTTCCCTGTTCTTTAATATTTGAAAACCACATTTGAGCTCTTCGGTCTTGAAATTTCTTTTTTAGCTTTTACATAGTCAATAAAAATAGGGACGTCGCTTAAATATGTATTTGTTCCACCACGAGTTTTTATGATTTCACCAAGAGTTTTGTAACCGTCTTTTCCACTTGCAATGTATGAATTTGTTCCCATTACATAAGTTTTGTTTGAGTCAATTGGAACCCATTCGTTTGATTTTCTGTCAAGCACTTCGATTTTTTTGACTCTTGTTCCAAGTTTTCCCGCTTTTGTAGCTTCATATCTGATTCCTGCACCATAAGGGAATGATCCAGTTGAACCACCTGTAAGTGAATAATCTATCGCATCTTCAAGCACCTGTTTTACTTCTGAACCTTTGATTTCAAGCGTATAAATTGTATTTGTGGCAAAAGGAAGCAAAGTATACGCAAGGTCATAGTTAAATTCTCCTGGTTCCAGAGTAATTCTTATATTTCCGGCATTTCCAATGACAAAGTCGATATTTCTAGTTCCAATAGTTTTTAATTTATCTAAAACTGATTCCATGACAAGAGTTGTTGCAAGAGAACCTTCTGGATTTTTTGCGTCTGGAATACGGTTTTCAGAACCACCTGGAATTTTATCTAAAATTTTTCCAACTGATTTTTTACCCATTTCATTTTTTTCTTTTTTGTAACCTTCTAATAATTTTTCAGCTTGAGGTTCATTTTTTACAAATTTAATATTTTTGTTTTCATTTACAAATTTAATAACTTTATCTTTTTCTGCTCCAGTCAATTGAATTTTTTTATCGTCTTTATCCTTCACTTCAAAAAAATTATCTCCAATTAATAATTGTGGATTTGCTACGACATTTGTAACAACTCCTTTTGGGTTAAAGTCTAATTTTAATTGACCAAGTAAATAAGCATAACACCAAGCTTCTACTACATAAGTTGGCTCACCGTTAGCATGGTCAATTTTTTTTGGATAATCAGGATCTGCCACTTTTAGTCCAAATTGTTCAAATTGAGAACCCAATAAATAGTGTGTGTCTCCTGATACGATTAAGTCAATTCCTTCAACTTTTTTTGCAATTTCGAGATTTCTTTCGTATCCTGCATGGGAAAGCAGGATTATTTTGTTAATTCCTTTATCTTGAACTTCTTTTACATATTTTTTCGCTGTTTCCACTTCGTCGTAAAATTTTATATCGTCTCCAGGGCTTGAAGATTCTTTAGTTTTTTTCACAACTTCGATTCCGATAATTGCAACTTTTTCGCCATTTATATTTTTAATGATGTAAGGTTTCCATTTATTTTCTAAGATGCTTCCTTTATCAGGTACGACATTTGCTGAAACAACTGGAACTTTTAGAACATCTAAAAATCCTTTTAATCCTTTATTTCCAGCATCGAATTCGTGATTTCCCAATGTGAATGCGTCAAATTTGATTTCGTTCATTATATTTGCGTCCGCTTTTCCTTCAAATAATGTGAAATAAAGAGTTCCTGTTTGTGCATCTCCAGCGTGTAAGACAAGGGTGTTTTTGTTTTTAGCTCTAAATTCGTCAATCGCTTGAGCCATTCTGGCCATTCCGCCAATATTTACTGTAACTGTCTTATCCCCAAGCTTTAATGGCATTTTTTCTTCTTCCAGATGCGAGTGATGGTCGTTGATGTGAGCGACGTTTAACTCAAAAGTAGAGTTAACATTTTTTTTACTTTTAGCTGTTTTTGCTACTGTAATATTTTGTGTAGCAGAAAATGCTGTAATTGTCAGCGCTAATAAAAATAATTTTTTCATAAAAAACTCCTCCTAAATATCTTTTTATATTTAAATTATAGTATAATTTTACAAAAAAATCACGAAAAATTTTATATTTAGATAAAATTTTTTTAAATTT
Proteins encoded in this window:
- a CDS encoding peptidyl-prolyl cis-trans isomerase — encoded protein: MKNKMKLVIVIAALCAFAVSCGNGGKGGKVLFQSDDKKIKVYENEVNLELEKSLFSSGVSEKDLTADQIAQMKKNIIQNIALNRALVLKAKEQKLDKDKKYTQSEDIIKEQALATLAVVNDLNEKVKVSDSDAKAAYDANIAKFQRPEDTVKLQLIVFRASDKAKADTALREVMANPSNFTSYVQKYNGNSSSGTGETQEIPISQLTKSFEPISKAVQTVSSGQVVNSVIPVGANELYIVKVLQKNPKGQIPFETVKEDIKAQIRAQKRQMEQQVFMKAVADEFKITNIADKIKDVK
- the nadN gene encoding NAD nucleotidase; protein product: MKKLFLLALTITAFSATQNITVAKTAKSKKNVNSTFELNVAHINDHHSHLEEEKMPLKLGDKTVTVNIGGMARMAQAIDEFRAKNKNTLVLHAGDAQTGTLYFTLFEGKADANIMNEIKFDAFTLGNHEFDAGNKGLKGFLDVLKVPVVSANVVPDKGSILENKWKPYIIKNINGEKVAIIGIEVVKKTKESSSPGDDIKFYDEVETAKKYVKEVQDKGINKIILLSHAGYERNLEIAKKVEGIDLIVSGDTHYLLGSQFEQFGLKVADPDYPKKIDHANGEPTYVVEAWCYAYLLGQLKLDFNPKGVVTNVVANPQLLIGDNFFEVKDKDDKKIQLTGAEKDKVIKFVNENKNIKFVKNEPQAEKLLEGYKKEKNEMGKKSVGKILDKIPGGSENRIPDAKNPEGSLATTLVMESVLDKLKTIGTRNIDFVIGNAGNIRITLEPGEFNYDLAYTLLPFATNTIYTLEIKGSEVKQVLEDAIDYSLTGGSTGSFPYGAGIRYEATKAGKLGTRVKKIEVLDRKSNEWVPIDSNKTYVMGTNSYIASGKDGYKTLGEIIKTRGGTNTYLSDVPIFIDYVKAKKEISRPKSSNVVFKY